A genomic window from Vigna radiata var. radiata cultivar VC1973A chromosome 2, Vradiata_ver6, whole genome shotgun sequence includes:
- the LOC106755932 gene encoding ADP,ATP carrier protein 1, mitochondrial-like — translation MVDQVQHPRVMEKVASQLHLRTGLPLYHQRRSFQNYSNAVSSGKHYNAAFQYPVMPACRGVIDVSAVAASPVFVAAPAEKGNFLIDFLMGGVSAAVSKTAAAPIERVKLLIQNQDEMIKAGRLSEPYKGIGDCFKRTINEEGFGSLWRGNTANVIRYFPTQALNFAFKDYFKRLFNFKKDKDGYWKWFAGNLASGGAAGASSLFFVYSLDYARTRLANDAKAAKKGGERQFNGLVDVYRKTLASDGVAGLYRGFNISCVGIIVYRGLYFGMYDSLKPVLLTGSLQDSFFASFALGWLITNGAGLASYPIDTVRRRMMMTSGEAVKYKSSMHAFTQILQNEGAKSLFKGAGANILRAVAGAGVLAGYDKLQVIVFGKKYGSGGA, via the exons ATGGTTGATCAGGTTCAGCATCCTAGAGTGATGGAGAAGGTTGCAAGTCAGCTGCATCTTCGAACTGGCCTTCCACTGTACCACCAGAGGCGATCTTTCCAGAATTACTCCAATGCTGTCTCATCAGGGAAACACTACAATGCAGCATTTCAGTATCCAGTGATGCCAGCATGCAGAGGCGTAATTGATGTCTCTGCTGTTGCAGCCTCACCTGTGTTTGTTGCTGCTCCTGCTGAGAAGGGAAACTTCCTCATTGACTTTCTCATGGGTGGAGTTTCTGCTGCTGTCTCCAAAACTGCTGCTGCCCCCATTGAACGCGTCAAGCTCTTGATCCAGAACCAGGATGAGATGATCAAAGCTGGTAGACTCTCTGAGCCCTACAAAGGTATTGGTGACTGTTTTAAGAGGACAATCAATGAAGAGGGTTTTGGTTCCCTTTGGAGAGGTAACACTGCAAATGTCATCCGTTATTTCCCTACTCAG GCACTGAACTTTGCATTCAAGGACTACTTCAAGAGGCTTTTCAACTTCAAGAAAGACAAGGATGGTTACTGGAAATGGTTTGCTGGTAACTTGGCCTCAGGAGGTGCTGCTGGTGCCTCATCCCTTTTCTTTGTCTACTCCCTTGACTACGCTCGTACCCGTCTGGCTAATGATGCCAAGGCTGCAAAGAAAGGTGGAGAAAGGCAATTCAATGGCCTCGTTGATGTCTACAGGAAGACATTAGCTTCTGATGGTGTTGCTGGTCTTTACCGTGGCTTCAACATTTCCTGCGTTGGAATCATTGTGTATCGTGGCCTCTACTTTGGAATGTATGATTCTCTCAAACCAGTTCTCTTAACCGGCTCTTTACAG GATAGCTTTTTCGCTAGCTTTGCTCTTGGATGGTTGATCACGAATGGTGCTGGTTTAGCTTCATACCCAATTGATACGGTGAGAAGAAGAATGATGATGACATCTGGTGAAGCTGTGAAGTACAAGAGCTCCATGCATGCGTTCACACAGATTCTTCAGAATGAGGGTGCAAAGTCATTGTTTAAGGGAGCTGGTGCTAACATTCTTCGTGCTGTTGCCGGTGCTGGTGTGCTGGCTGGTTATGACAAGTTGCAGGTCATAGTCTTTGGCAAGAAGTATGGCTCTGGTGGAGCTTAA